The segment CGTGACGATCAGGAGATCGAGCGTCGCCCGCGACGCCGCCTCTGCGATGGGCACGCGGGTCGGCAGCACGAGGACTGTCTGTCCCGCCGGCTTCGGCGGTCCCTCCGCGGCCGGTTCCGCAGCCGAAGCGCAGAGCGACACCGCCGCGATCCACGCCGCACAGATCAGGGCGGCGGCGCTGCGCCCGACGACATCCGTGATCATCCGTTCCCTCTCGAGAACACGCGGCCCCGTCGCCGCGGGTTCATGATACCATCACGGGCGATCAGAAGAGAACCGGCCAAGATCCTTTGCCGTCGCCGGACGTAACCTCGGGGGACCGCCGCGAACGGAGGGTGGAGATGGACACTGCGCGCAGCCGTACCACGTCGTATTTCGCCGTTGGCCTCTGGGCCGCGATCGGCCTCCTCGCCGCCGGGTGCGAGGATCAGGCCGGCGGGATCACGCCCCTCGGGAAGGATACGGCCGGTGCCGGAACCGCGAGCGGGGCGCGTGTCACGGCGCTCATCGGGCTGCCCGCGGAGCACCGAGCGACCGCCTCGTCGGAAAAAGGCGTATCGCGCGCCGTCGCCGAGGGCGACGCCCTCCGCCCCGGCGAGGCGATCGAGACCGGGCCGAAGTGCGAGGCGATAGTGACGCTCGCGGACGGGACGACCGTCCACATCGGCGAGGCTGGGATCGTCGCGCTCGGCAAGGGCGCTGGTGCGCCGGACCTCGAGCTCGATCGCGGCGCGATCGCGATCACCCGGCCGTTCGGCGGCGCCAAGGCCACGAGCCTGGGGCTCGGCGAGAAGCGGCTCGAGGTGGCGAGCGGGCGCGCGTCCGTCTTCGTCGACGGCGAGAGCTACACCGTGCGCGTGGACTCGGGCACGGCGGCGCTCGCGCCCGGCGGAGAGGCGATCCTCGCGGGAGACATCGTCCGTATCGAGAAGGGCGGAGCGATCGCGCGGGACGCGGCGGTGTTCGCTGCAAGGCTCTCCCACTACGTCTCGCCGCTCTACGGCAGGGAGCCGGAGCTCGCGGTGGAGCCGGCGGTGCTGCGCGGCATCGGCACGCTCACGGCGCGGCTGCCCGGGACCGGCCGCTCCAACGAGGAGGCGCTCGAGCTCGCGTCGCACGATGTCGACGTAGTGCTTCGGGACGGCGTGGCGTTGACGCAGATCGAGGAGGCGTTCGTGAACCGCTCCGGGAGGACGGTGGAGGCGACGTACAGGTTCGTGCTCCCGTCGTCCGCGAGCATCACGCGTCTCGCGCTCGAGGTGAACGGTCGCGTCGAGGAGGGCGAGGTGCTCGAGACCGCCCGGGCGAAAAGGATCTTCAAGGAGATCGTCGACGACTCGGTGCGGCCGCGGGATCCGGCGCTCCTCGAGTGGGTGCGCGGCTCGACGTTCAGCATGAAGATCTTCCCGATCAAGCCCGGCGAGACCAAGCGCGTGTTCCTCTCTTATGTCGAGCCGACCGCGATGCAGCGGGGCGCGGCGCGTTACGTCTACCCGCTCGGCGGCCCGGCGGGCGCGCCGACGGCCGGCAGGTTCAGCATCGACGTCGACATTCAGAACGCTTACGGGATCTCGTCCGTGCGCACGCCGCTCTACCCGACCGAAGTGCGGGCGGGCGCCGATCGCGCCACCGTGTCGTTCAGCGCCGATCGCTACGCGCCGAGCGTCGACTTCGCAGTGGAGTACGCCGTCGCGAAGCAGCCGGCCGAGATGCGCGTGGCCGCCCAGACCGAGACGAACGGCGCGACCTACGCCATGCTGCTCGCCTCCCCCGTCGCGGGCGCCGCGACGCACCGTGTCTCCACGAAGGGCAAGCGGCTGCTCGCGGTCGTCGACACGTCGTACGGAACCGCCGAGGAGCTCCACGCGCTCGCGTCGGCGACCGTGCTCGAGCTCGCCGCGAGCCTCGGGCGCGGCGACGAGATCAACGTGCTCGCGTGCGACTCGGGCTGCCGCTCGATGTCGCAGCGGTTCGAGACGATCGACGAGCGCCTCCTCGACAGGATGCGCGGTTTCCTCGCCGACAACCCGCCGGGCGGGGCGAGCGACATCCTCGGCGCCATCGAGCGCGCGTTCACGTTCACGTCCGACGGCCTTCCTGCGACGATCGTCTACCTCGGCGACGGCGTGCCGACCGCGGGGGAGACGGATCCGGGTAAAATCGTCGATCTGCTCACGCGCACGGCGCCGCCGAACGTCCGGGTGCAGACGATCGGGATCGGCCCGAACGTCGACGCGCTGCTGCTCGATGCCGTGGCTGCGGCGCTCGGCGGAGCGAGCTACGATCTCTCGCTCGGCGAGGCGCCGGCCGAGGCCGCGTGGAACGTGTCCCGGAGGCTGTGGTCCGCGGGGCTCGTCAACGTCGCGGTCGAGTGGCCCGCGGGCGTGCGCAACGCCTACCCGCAGCGCGTCGGCTTCGTGCCCGCGGGGACCGAGGTCGCGTTCTTTGCGGCGCTCGACGGGAGCGACGTGTCGGGCGACGTCGTCCTGCGCGGGACGACCGTCGACGGCGCGCCCGTCGAGCGGCGGTTCCCGATCTCGATCCGGGCCGAGCGGCCCGAGCCCGGCTTCATCAGCCGCCTGTTCGCCAAGTCGCACATCGATCATCTACAGCTCGTCGGGGGTTCGGCGAAGGAGATCATCGAGACGTCGCGCCGCGCGCGCGTCGCGAGCCGGCTGACGAGCTGGATCGTGCTCGAGAACCAGCGCATGTACGATCGCTTCAACGTGCAGCGCACGGCGGCCGGCGAGTGGGACGGGCAGGCGGCGACGTTTACCGAGGTCGCCGCCGCGGACCTCGACGAGGGCGTGGACGACGTGCTCGCGGGATCGCTCGACGCGCTCGAGGCGCTCGGGTACGCCGGGGACGAGGCCGCCGCGAGGGGGCGCAGCGGATCCGGTTTGCTCGGCGCGCTCACCGGCGGCGGCGCGGGCGGCGGCGGGAAGAAGGCGGGCGGTTCCTCCTACGGGCCGACGACCGGGAGCACGGCCGCGCCTTCCGCGGCGCCTCCGGCCAAGGCGGCGCGGGCCGCGGAGGACGAGCCGGCGCCGTACGCCGAAGAGAAGAAGGCAAAGCTGGCGGATAGCGCCAAGGATTCATACGACAGCGCTGCTCCGCTCGCCCAGGGCTCCGCGCCGATGGCCGAGCCCTCGGGCGGGCTCGGGACCGCCTACGGCACCGGAACCGGGTGGGGATACGGCGCGCCGATCGCCAAGAACGACTACGAGGATCAGTGGCGCTGCAACCGCGGGCCCGTGTACGAAATTCAAATCACGCGCGCATCGGGCGCGGGCCTGGGCGGGGCACAGATCGACGCGCTCGCCGCGGAGGTGCGGGCGCGACCGCTGAGCCGGCAGGCGCACCGGAAGTACGTGGGAGCGCTCGCCCGCACCGGCCGGATAGAGGACTCGCTCGTCGCCGCAGACGCGTGGCGAAGGGCCGATCCGCTCGACGGCGGGGCGCTCGCGGCTTACGCCGACGCCCTCGCACGACGCGGGGACCGGGCGATCGGGCTGCGCGCGTACGCGTCCATCGCGGAGGTCGATCCGAAGCGCGCCGCCAACCACGCCCGGGTCGCCGAGGCGTTCGAGGCGCTCGGCGCGTTCGACGCGGCCGCCTCGCACAGGCGCTCGGCCGCGGCGTTCGATCCGAAGGGCCGCGGCGAGTCGATGCTCCGCTACCTCTTCTGTCTCGCCGCGGCGCGCATGACGGCGCTGCTCGACGTCGAGGCCGCGGCCGTGCTCGGCGATCCCGGGCTGCGCAAGGTGCGCGGCGACGTCCTCGCCCTCGTCGAGGGCGCGCGACGGGGTGTGCTCCCGGAGCGGGCGGCGCAGCAGGCCCGCGGCGAGCTCATCGTGAAGCTCACGGGCACAAGGAGCGCGGGCGACCTCGATCTCGCGGTGCTCGATCCCGCGGGCCGGCGCATCTCCGGCCTGTGGCCGCGCGGTGCGACGTCGGTCGATCTGCCGGGTGCGGACGGCGAGACGCTCGCGCTCAAGGGGCTCTCGAACGGCCGCTACAAGATCCTCGTCTCCACGACCGGCGCCGCCGCGCCGTACGGGCAGGCCGTGTCCGGCAGCGTCACGATCCGCGTGCGCGACAAGCGACAGACGTTCCCGTTCTCGTTCTCGGGCACCGACGCGGTCGTCGCCGAGGTGCGCTACCAGAAGCGGGATCGCCCGGTCGGCTGCTACTGATCTCCGCCCCGCCGTGGCACGGCCCCCGGGAATAGTCGCGGGAGCCGGTTCGTCGTGGCGAAGAGGTGAAAATGAAGACGATCCCCATCGTGCTGGCCGTCCTCTGCTTCGCTGAGCTGATCGCGGCGGGCGCCTCGGCCCAGACCCTGAGCTGCGACGACGGCGTCGTCGAGATGAGCGACTCGAAGTACCTGGTCGAGTCGAAATGCGGCGAGCCCACGTTCACGGACGCAACTCGGGTGACGCGCGTCTCCGAGCGGGGCGACGAGGTGTTGCAGGAGTTCGTCGAGGTCGAGGACTGGCTCTACGACTTCGGCCCGAACCGCCTGGTCGTGGTGCTCACCTTCGAGAAGGATCGGTTGATCGGCATGCGCAGCTTCGGCTACGGCCGCGATTCGGGCGGGAGCCCGGCCTTCGACAAGGTCGTGGCGATCGGAGAACCGACTGTCCGCGTGCTGTTCCTCTTCGGGCCCCCTTCCTACAAGGAGGAGCGTATCGACACGTCAGTCGTCAGCCGCGAGCACGGCGGTGCCTTCCCGAAGCAGGTCTCCGTGGAGACGTGGACCTACAACCTGGGACCCAACCGCTTCATGAGGATCTACCACTTCGTCAACGGCCGCCTGACCGCGATCGAGCGAGGCCCGCGGGGGTTCTGAGTCACTTCGTGCCGAAGAGCCGGTCGCCCGCGTCGCCGAGCCCGGGGACGATGTACGCGTGCTCGTCGAGGTGCGAGTCGAGCGACGCGACGTAGACGTCCACGCCGCCGTGCTCGCGGTTGAAGACGCGCATCCCCTCCGGCGCCGCGACGAGCGCGAGGAACCGGATGTCGCCGTCCTTCACCCCGCGGGAGTTCAGCACCGAGACCGCGTGGGCGGCCGAATTGCCGGTGGCGAGCATCGGATCGACGAGGATGAACGTGCGCCCCTCGACCTCGGGGAGCTTCACGAGGTACTCGTGCGGCATCTTCGTCCCGGGATCGCGGTACAGGCCGACGTGACCGACGCGCGCGCCCGGCACGAGCTCCAGGAGGCCGTCGGCCATCCCGGCACCGGCCCGCAGGATCGGCACGATCGCGAGCTTCTTGCCCGCGATCACGCGGGCCGTCGTCTCGGCGAGCGGCGTGCGGATCGTCTCCTCGGCGAGCGGCAGGTTGCGCGTCACCTCGTACCCCATGAGGAGGGCGATCTCCCTGAGCAGCTGGCGGAACGTGCGCGTCGACGTCGCCGCGTTCCGCATGTGCGTCAGCTTGTGCTGGATGAGCGGGTGATCGAGGATGAAGAGGTTCGGAAACTCTTCGACTTGTCGCATGGAGCCCCCGGGGCCGGCGTCAATGCAGCGTGCGGTTGCGGACGCCGTCGGACGGCGCCGGCTCGTCGTCGTCACCGTCGAACGGGTCGATCTCCTCGCCCGGGACCGGGAGCAGCGCCGGGTGCGGCACCGCGCGCCACTCCTCGTCCTCGCCCGCCAGCTCCTGCACCGCGACGTGCGTCGCCCCGAGCTGGCGCAGCAGGTCCTCCGCCTCGCCCGCGTCCGCACCCGGCGCGAGCGTCCAGGCGAGATCCGCGCCGCGGCTCGCGATCGAGTGACCCGTCTCCCAACCGATGGCGTCACCGAGGCCGTGGCGCGCGTAGATCGCCGCGACCTCGTCGGCGTCCGCCTCGCCGCCTCGCCGCTCGAAGAGGGCCGCGACCTCGACCGACGCCGCTTCGATGATCGACTCGAGCGTCTCCTGGGCCGTCTCCGCGGCGATGGGGTTCTCGAACCGCGCCAGGACGACGGTCCTCGATACGGGCTCCTGTGATCTGCCGTTGTGCATGCGATCCCTTCTCCCGATGGCCATACCACGAACGGCGACCGCTTTCCACCGGCAGCGGGTTCGCGTTACGCGTTCCGCAGGGTGAACGAGGTGTCCTTGAACGTGTCGCTCAGGTAGGCGACGCGGCCGTCGGCGTCGAGCTCGATCACGGTGACGCCCGCGTTGCGGTACGGCGCGCCGTCGCGGCTCGTACCCTCGTTCGTCCATTCGACCGCGGCGTGGCGATCGTCGCAGATGACGCGGCGCGGCTCGAAGGCGAGCGCCGGGAACTTGAAGAAGAGAATCTTCACGAACTTCTCGATCCGCGCGCAGCCCTCGACGGGCGCGGTGCCCGGGAAGTGGAAGACGGCGCCCTCGGCGAGGAGCGAAGCGAAGGCGGCCGGATCGCGCGCGTTCATGGCGCGAAACAGCGCCCTGGCGGTGTGTGCGGTGTCCTGGCTCATGGGGCCTCCCTGCAATTCGCCCATTTTCGGGAGAAAACGGTTAGAATGACAGCAAATCCATGCCTCGCGGGCGTCAGGAGGGTCGAATGAGAAGCCGGACGATCGCTGCTTTCTTGGCCGTATCAGCCTGCGCGCTCGCCTCGGGCGCTCCGCTCGCCGGGTGCGAGGGCGACGGCGGCGGCGGTTTCCAGCCTTCGGACACCGACACGGACGCGGACACGGACGCGGACACGGATGTGGATTCGGACTCGGACTCGGATACCGATTCCGACACGGACGGCGACACCGATGCGGACACGGATTCCGACGCCGACACGGATGGAGATACGGATGTCCCGGAATGCACGGACGGCGACAGCGACGGCTGGTGCCTGCCGTTCGACTGCGACGACTCGGACAACTCCGTCCACCCGGGCGCGACCGAGGATCAGACCAACGGCGCCGACGACGACTGCGACGGTACGACCGACGAGGCGTCGCCGTTCGGGGACGAGTTCGTGGCCGGGACCGTGTGGGCGCCGGCCGGGACGTTCCCGATCTCCGGCGCGCTCGTTTACCTCACATCCGAGCTGCCGGATCCGATCGAGGACACGACGTTCTGCTACGATTGCGAGAACATGGGCGGCAAGCCGTGGGCGCTTTCCGGCGCGGACGGGAGCTTCTCGATCACGAACGCGCCCTCGGGTACGGTCTACCTCGTCACGCGCAAGGGGCTGTTCCGCCGGGTGCGGCAGATCACGATCACGGCCGGAGAGCCGTACTTCGTCCCGGACGATGAGTCGACCCTGCCCGGTGCGAACTCGGCGCCGTACGACGAGATCCCGAGCTACGCGGTGCTGCTCAACGGCTACGACCTCCCCGAGGACATGCTGGCCAAGATGGGGCTCGGCGAGCTGACGAGCTCGGGCAACCTCGATACGGCGCAACCGTACAGCTTCGATCTCTACAACGACTCGTACTCCGACAGCACGGCCGTCGGGTCGTCTTCGTCGCTCGTGTCGAGCCTCACGAACCTCGAAAACTACCACATGGTGTTCTTTCCCTGCATCTGCCACACGCTGACCGCGACGAGCTACACGTCGAACCTCCAAAACTACGTCATCGGAGGCGGCAAGATCTACTCCTCGTGCTGGGCGTCGCAGTGGGCCGAGACCCCGTTCCCGAACGCGATCGAGTTCAACGGCAGCGACACGGCGTACAACGCGGGCAACGTGGGGTACTGGGACAGCTTCGGCACGATCACGGACACGGAGATGCGCGCCTGGCTCGCCGAGGTGAACCCGAGCTCCAGCCTCGACAATTACCCGTTCGACGGCGGCTACATCCTGATCGACTCGTTGACGACGGGTGCCTACGCTGGCCACGGCCTCGAGGAGGACGGCGGCCTGGTGATCCCGAAGTCGTGGGTCAACGACGTGAGCGACTACCCGGGCCACCCGCTGACCGTCACGTACAACTACGACTGCGGCAAGGTGTTCTTCTCCACCTACCAGGTCGTCGAGAGCACGCCGTCGACGGCCATCCGCCCGCAGGAGTGGGTGCTCATCTACCTCTTCTTCGAGGTCGGCGTCTGCGATGGCGACTACACCATCGAATAGGGGCGCCGCTCGCCGCGCCCGCCGCCAACGGCGGGAATGATGCGCCACCTCCCGCCGGGGCTTGACTCGATATGCCCAAACGAACATAACGCAGATGACATTTGCCGTTCCTTCGCGGAAAAGGAGGAGATCCATGTCGAGATCTCGCGTTTTGTTCACGGCGGCTTCGCTGCTGCTCGCGGCGATCTGCGCCGCGTGCGACCAGAAGGTGGACAAGGGCGACGACAAGCTGACCGAGGGGAACCAGAGCGTGGAGGTCGTCTACAACGGCGGCGCTCCGGAGATCGTCGAGTTCGACAACCTCACGACCGTCTACAAGTTCAACGATACCCCGGTGGTTTCGATGACCGACGTCGTGCTGGGCTCGGGCCTGGTGCTGTCGGTGGACGGCTTGTGGCTCAACTTCGTCGCGAGCGACGGCTACTCGCCGCTCGGAAACGACAACTGCGGCGACGCCTTCACGCCCACGCCGGCGTCCATCATCGGATCGGCGTACGTCGAGCGCGGCACCCGCAACATGCTGTGGGAGGAGGCGCTCGAGGCGCCCTCGTGCATGTCGGTGAAGGACGTCGAGACCGTGTACGTCGCCGACGACCCCGCGGATCTGCCCGTGGGCGGCGACTCGGACAGCGACTCGGACACCGATTCGGATGTGGACACAGACGTCGTGGGGCACGTCACCGTGGACTTCGACGGCGACACGGAGGAGGTCGAGCTCGCCGGGCTCGAGACCGCCGAGCTGGACGGCGCCACGGTCGCGCTGCTTTCCACGATCTTCGCCGCGACCTCGTTCGCCTTCGAGCTGGGCGCGGTGTCGCTTTCCTTCGAGGGCTCGGACGGGTACAACCCGGTCGTGGAGGGCACCTGCACCGAGGCGCTGCCGGCCGCGGGCACGCTCGCGACCCAGGCGGGCATCGATCCGGCGACGAACGATGTCGAGTGGGATCCGGCCCTGGAGTACCCGGGGTGCGCCCACGTGAAGGAAGTCGCCATCGTCTACGTGACGTCGAACTGACGCCGATCCGATGACCAGAGCCGCACCCGTGATCGCCATCGCGCTCGTCGCGCTCGTCGCCTCCCGCAGCGCCGCGGCCGACGACGCGGGGCCCGGCGATCCGGACGCGGGCGCCGGGGATCCGTGGGCCGTGGATCCGGGCCACTTTCCCGCGGGAGACGGCGTCGTTTACGAGACGATTGTAGAAGGCCGGTCGCCCGAGGAGGACGGCCTGAGCCGCCGGCGCATCGATAGGGAGGAGCTCCGCGAGACGGGCTCTAATACCGTGACCGAGGCTTTGGAGCGCGAGCCCGCGGTGTTCGCCTCGAGCGGCAGGAAGGGGGAGCGCAGCTTCCGCCTGCGCGGCTTCGATCAGCGCGGAGTCGCGGTCTACCTGGACGGCGTGCCGTTCTCGATGCCCTACGGCGGCTCGATCGATCTGAACAAGATCCCGGTCCAGATGCTCGACTCGATCCTGCTGCTCAAGGGGCCCACCTCCGTGGTCTTCGGCCCGGGCGGGATGGGCGGTGCGCTGCTGCTCGAGACGCGCGAGCCGGAGGCTGCGCCCCTCGTCGAGGCGGAGCTCGCCCTCAGCACCGACGCGGAGACGAGCGGCACGATCTACCACGGCTACGACGCGGGGCCGTTCGCCTACGCCATCGGCGCTGGGACGTTCGCGTCGGACGGGTACTCGCTCTCCTCCCAGTTCGAGCCGACCGAGTACGAGGATGGGGGCGGGCTCGACAACAGCGAGAGGAGGCTCCGCCACGCCGCCGGCAAGCTCGTCGTCCCCATGCCCGGGCCCAACCGCTTCGTCGCCCAGGCGTTCGCGGTCGACGGCGAGTTCGGCGTCCCGCGCTCGACGACCGACACGCGGCCGTTCTACAGCCGGTTCGAGTACTGGCGCGCGGCGGTGGGGCAGGTGGCCCACGAATACGACACGCGGGACGCCGGGATCGAGGAGGCGGTATACGTCGCCTCGTTCGACAACCGCCTCGCCTCTTACGACGACGCGACGTTCACGACGCAGGACGGCCCCAACGCGTACACCTCCTGGTACCACGATCGGACGTTCGGTGGCCGCGTCACGGCGAGGCGGGCGATCCGCGGGCTGCCGGGCGGCGCGACGCAGCTGCGGCTCTGGCTGGGCGCCCAGCACGACGTCCACCGCGCGAGCCTGGAGCTCGATGGGCCCCAGGAGAGCTACCGCCGCACGTTGTTCACGGCCGTGCCGGAGCTCGAGATCCCGATCGTCCGCCGCCTCGTCGCGCTCGCTTCGGCCCAGACCGACGTGGAGCGCACGCACAACGCGGGCGCCGCGCTCGACGGCTACGAAGGGGAAATGCGCGACAGGACCACGGCGATCTTCGGGCCGCTCCTCGCCGTGCGGTGGGATCCGCGCGACGAGCTGATGCTCCGGCTCTCGGGCGCGAGGCGCAGCCGCATCCCGACGCTCTCGGAGCGGTACTCGAGCCGCCTCGGCTTCACGGTGCCCAACCCCGGGCTCGATCCCGAGACCGCGTGGCACGTCGGCCTCGACGCGGCCTGGAAACCGACGCGCGGCGTCGAAGTCGATCTCTCCGGCTTCGACGCCGAGGTCACCGATCTGATCGCGTCCGAATACCTGCCCGAGACGAACGGCGTGACGCGGAAGCGGAACGTGGGCCGGGCGCGGCTCGCGGGCGCCGAGGCGGCGATCTCGTGGCGGCCGGCGCGCCTCGTCGAGCTGAGCGCGGGCTACGCGTTCCTCCACGCGCGCCGCCTCGATCCGGACGACGACGAGGAGGATCGGATCGCCCAGATCCCGGCCCACCAGGCCGTCTTCGGGCTCGCGTTCGATCCCGCGCGCTGGCTGCGCGCGACGAGCTCCCTGCGCGTGATCGGGCCGCAGGCGTTCGACGACTACACCATCCTGGGGCTCGGAGAGCTCGGGACCTACGCGGTCTGGGACGCGCGCGTCGAGCTCTCGCCCGTCCCGTGGGCCTCGTTCTGGGTGCACGGCTCGAACCTGCTCGACATGAACTACCAGACCGAATACGGCTACCCGGACCGCGGACTGAACGTCTGGTTCGGCGTCCGGGTCACGGAGCGCTGAGCGTGTTCACGACCGGAAACCACCTATGGCTGTACGGCGCGGGCGGCCTCTACGCCGCGGCGATGCTCCTCGCGCTCTTGCGTCTGCGGCGCGCGGCGATGGGCCCACTGCTCCTCGGGCTCGTCGCGCACGCGCTCTACCTCGTCGGACGGGGGTGGCTCGCCGGGGCGTTCTACGCCAACCCGATCTTCGAGGGGCCGTTCTTCCTGCCGTGGTGCCTCGCGGCCTGCGCCGCGGTCGCGTGCGCGCGGGACAGGGAGATCCCGCTCGCGCCGCTGATCGGCACGGTCGTGGGCTTCATGATCCTGGCGGTCGCCTACTCCAAGGGCGCGATCCCGCCCACGCCGAAGAAGATCACCGCCCTGGCCGCAGCGTTCTTCTTCACCGAGAACCTGGGGTACGGCCTGTTCTACTGCGGCGCCGCGCTCGCGTTCCACGGACTCGTGCGGCGGGCCGACGACGAACGGGGCCATCCGTTCTTGGTGTGGGGCTTCGTGGTGTTCAGCCTCTCGCAGATCGTCGGCGCGCTCTGGTGCTGGGTGGGTTGGGGGAACACGTTCCGCTTCAGCACGCGGCACTTCACATCCGCGGCGATCTGGATCGCGTTCGCGGCGTACGTGCACCTCAGGTTCACGCCGGCGTGGGGCCCTCGAAGGCGGGCGGTCTTCGCGGTGGCCGCGGCGGTCGTGGCGTTCGTCGCCACCTACGGCAACCATTTGCGGGAGATGGCGTTCCCGCGGGTGGGAGGATAGAGGTGCGCGGGCTGTGGACATTCCTCGGTGACACCAGGCTGACCTTCTGGAGCCTGTGCGTCGTCGCCGCGCTGTTCCTGGTAGGCGGCGTCTTCGCCGTCGACAACTTCGAGCTGATCAACGGCCTCAACGAGACGCGGATCCAGGACTGGATCGCCGCGAACCTCGCCGCCAACCTGTCCGTCGCGTGGTGGCTGCCGGCGCTGCTCGCCGCGCTCCTCGCGCTGGGGTTGAACATCGCCGCGTGCACCGTGCAGCGATTCTCCGCCCTGTGGCCCACGCGCCGGGGGAGGCCGCTCGTCGATCTCCTGCGGGATCTCACGCCGACCGCCGTCCACGCGCTGTTCGCCGTGGTGATGGTAGGTCACCTCGTCACGATCACCTGCGGCGAGTGGCGCCGGATCCCGCTGACAGAGGGCGCTGCGATCGGGTTTCCCGGCGACGCGGATCTCGTGGTGTCGAGCCGGAGGGACGTGCTGTTTCCCGCCGCGAAGGGGCAGCCTCGGCGCGTCGCCGAGACCCGGGTGAAGTTAGTCTCCGGGGACGGCGCCGTCCTCGAGGTGAGCCACGGATCGCCCCTCTCGTACGGCGGTGCGCACATCGTGCTGGATCGCAGGAAAGCGAAGAGCGCGAAGACCGCGAAGAAGGCGGCCGACGAGGACTGCAACGGGGAGAAGGACTCTCGGATCGATACGAAGATCCCGAAGACGGGGGACACGCTGCTCGTCGTCGACGACCCAGGTGTCCGCATCATCGTCCCCGCGTTCGTCCTGATCCTCCTGCTCATGGGCGCGCACTTCGCGACCCGCCACCTGGGCCCGATCCGAAAGGTCCGCGGCCTGCGATAGTCCCTCGGCAGCGACGTCTTGGCCCCCCCACCTTGCGCCGGGAGAAATCATGATAATACTTTCAAGTATTGAGGGGACAGGAGGGAACACAATGAAGGAGATACTGGGAATCGGGATCGCGGCGGGGCTCTTCGCGGGCGCCGCGCTCGCGCCGGGCGAGGCGGCGGCGCAACCCGCCAAGGCCGCAGTATCGCCCGCGGAAGTGGCGCGCGTGCCGGTGGCGCAGGCCCGCGAGCGCGTGCGGGAGGGCAGGGCGCTCCTCGTGTGCGCCTACGAGAGCGACGACAAGTTCGCGGCGATGAAGCTCGAGGGAGCGATCTCCTGGAACGCGCTCCAGAAGCGGCTCCCCGCCTTGGACAAGAAGGCCGAGATCATCCTCTACTGCGCCTGACACGCCGAGGCGAGCGCTGCCGGTCGGGCAGCCGAGCTGATCGCGAAGGGGTTCGTGAACGCGAAGGCGCTGGGCGGCGGCATCGCCGCGTGGAAGGAGGCCGGGTACCCGTAAGCCCTCCCATCCTCTCCTGGACGCGGCGCGCGTTTTCGGTGAAAAGGGGAGAGCGCTCGCTCGCGGCGCGGCGCACCTGCGAAAGGAAGCCCTCGTGTTTCAAGGAATCTACACCGCGCTCGTGACGCCCATGCGCAACGGCACCGTCGACCTCTCGGCGCTCGCCCGGCTGATCGAGCGGCAGGTCGCCGCCGGCGTGCAGGGCGTCGTGGTCTGCGCCACGACCGGCGAGGGGACCACGCTCACCCAGGACGAGCGGCGGCTCGTGCTCGAGTCGGCCGTCCGCCGCGCCGGCGGCAAGATCCAGGTGCTTTTCGGCACGAGCCTCGTGGCGACGTGGGCGGTGATCGACGCCGTGAACTCGGCCGCGGACCAGGGCGCGGTGGGCGCGCTCGTCTCGTCGCCTTCGTACGTCAAGCCGTCCCAGGACGGGATCTACGGCCACTACGCGGCGATCGCGGATCAGTCGAAGCTGCCGATCGTGCTGTACAACGTGCCGTCGCGGACCGCGT is part of the Pseudomonadota bacterium genome and harbors:
- a CDS encoding DUF2845 domain-containing protein; the encoded protein is MKTIPIVLAVLCFAELIAAGASAQTLSCDDGVVEMSDSKYLVESKCGEPTFTDATRVTRVSERGDEVLQEFVEVEDWLYDFGPNRLVVVLTFEKDRLIGMRSFGYGRDSGGSPAFDKVVAIGEPTVRVLFLFGPPSYKEERIDTSVVSREHGGAFPKQVSVETWTYNLGPNRFMRIYHFVNGRLTAIERGPRGF
- the upp gene encoding uracil phosphoribosyltransferase, with amino-acid sequence MRQVEEFPNLFILDHPLIQHKLTHMRNAATSTRTFRQLLREIALLMGYEVTRNLPLAEETIRTPLAETTARVIAGKKLAIVPILRAGAGMADGLLELVPGARVGHVGLYRDPGTKMPHEYLVKLPEVEGRTFILVDPMLATGNSAAHAVSVLNSRGVKDGDIRFLALVAAPEGMRVFNREHGGVDVYVASLDSHLDEHAYIVPGLGDAGDRLFGTK
- a CDS encoding nuclear transport factor 2 family protein, with protein sequence MSQDTAHTARALFRAMNARDPAAFASLLAEGAVFHFPGTAPVEGCARIEKFVKILFFKFPALAFEPRRVICDDRHAAVEWTNEGTSRDGAPYRNAGVTVIELDADGRVAYLSDTFKDTSFTLRNA
- a CDS encoding MopE-related protein, which encodes MPFDCDDSDNSVHPGATEDQTNGADDDCDGTTDEASPFGDEFVAGTVWAPAGTFPISGALVYLTSELPDPIEDTTFCYDCENMGGKPWALSGADGSFSITNAPSGTVYLVTRKGLFRRVRQITITAGEPYFVPDDESTLPGANSAPYDEIPSYAVLLNGYDLPEDMLAKMGLGELTSSGNLDTAQPYSFDLYNDSYSDSTAVGSSSSLVSSLTNLENYHMVFFPCICHTLTATSYTSNLQNYVIGGGKIYSSCWASQWAETPFPNAIEFNGSDTAYNAGNVGYWDSFGTITDTEMRAWLAEVNPSSSLDNYPFDGGYILIDSLTTGAYAGHGLEEDGGLVIPKSWVNDVSDYPGHPLTVTYNYDCGKVFFSTYQVVESTPSTAIRPQEWVLIYLFFEVGVCDGDYTIE
- a CDS encoding TonB-dependent receptor, with the translated sequence MTRAAPVIAIALVALVASRSAAADDAGPGDPDAGAGDPWAVDPGHFPAGDGVVYETIVEGRSPEEDGLSRRRIDREELRETGSNTVTEALEREPAVFASSGRKGERSFRLRGFDQRGVAVYLDGVPFSMPYGGSIDLNKIPVQMLDSILLLKGPTSVVFGPGGMGGALLLETREPEAAPLVEAELALSTDAETSGTIYHGYDAGPFAYAIGAGTFASDGYSLSSQFEPTEYEDGGGLDNSERRLRHAAGKLVVPMPGPNRFVAQAFAVDGEFGVPRSTTDTRPFYSRFEYWRAAVGQVAHEYDTRDAGIEEAVYVASFDNRLASYDDATFTTQDGPNAYTSWYHDRTFGGRVTARRAIRGLPGGATQLRLWLGAQHDVHRASLELDGPQESYRRTLFTAVPELEIPIVRRLVALASAQTDVERTHNAGAALDGYEGEMRDRTTAIFGPLLAVRWDPRDELMLRLSGARRSRIPTLSERYSSRLGFTVPNPGLDPETAWHVGLDAAWKPTRGVEVDLSGFDAEVTDLIASEYLPETNGVTRKRNVGRARLAGAEAAISWRPARLVELSAGYAFLHARRLDPDDDEEDRIAQIPAHQAVFGLAFDPARWLRATSSLRVIGPQAFDDYTILGLGELGTYAVWDARVELSPVPWASFWVHGSNLLDMNYQTEYGYPDRGLNVWFGVRVTER